A window of the Microbacterium sp. LWH13-1.2 genome harbors these coding sequences:
- a CDS encoding TetR/AcrR family transcriptional regulator, with protein MPRVVDHDERRRQIAEALLAVAARDGHEAVSSRAVAKELGVATGSLWHYFDGFDDVVRAAAAEITRRTDERIRSATTGLRGLDRLDALMREVLPVDDGTRTEAHVVVGFWGRLAALASSPDAGSPTFATWQDGISESLDEAVADGELSPATPKHALMSLLRSITYGQQVLEVTEPHGAEAHLAVLDSILSPWRA; from the coding sequence GTGCCCCGCGTCGTAGATCACGATGAGCGCCGACGGCAGATCGCCGAGGCGCTGCTCGCCGTGGCAGCACGCGACGGACACGAGGCGGTGTCGTCTCGCGCCGTGGCCAAAGAGCTCGGCGTGGCGACGGGGTCGCTCTGGCATTACTTCGACGGATTCGACGACGTCGTGCGCGCCGCGGCGGCCGAGATCACCCGCCGCACCGACGAGCGGATCAGGTCGGCGACCACCGGGCTGCGCGGGCTCGACAGACTCGACGCCCTGATGCGCGAGGTCCTTCCCGTCGATGACGGCACGCGTACCGAGGCCCACGTGGTGGTCGGCTTCTGGGGCCGCCTCGCCGCACTCGCCTCCAGCCCGGATGCCGGCTCGCCGACATTCGCCACCTGGCAGGACGGCATCAGCGAGTCCCTCGATGAAGCCGTCGCCGACGGCGAGCTGTCGCCCGCGACGCCGAAGCACGCGCTCATGTCGCTGCTGCGTTCGATCACCTACGGGCAGCAGGTGCTCGAGGTCACCGAGCCCCACGGCGCCGAAGCGCACCTCGCAGTGCTCGACAGCATCCTCTCCCCCTGGCGCGCCTGA
- a CDS encoding ABC transporter ATP-binding protein, translated as MSSTATSRRRGRGAHHDGPRATFRQLLPFLFEHKRTLIVVAVLSVFGAATSLAQPLLVGQLIETVQSDQGLGILVWALVGLVIVSSIISGYQHYLLQRTGTAVVYSSRRKLISRILHLPISEFDARRTGDLVSRVGTDTTLLYAVLTQGLADAVGSAILFLGALIAMLVIDPVLLLLIVVVIGASVVVVTALSGRIRTASTAQQEKVGELASGVERAVSSIRTVRASGATERETQTVSVLASEAYGIGVRIAKISSLVVPIAGVALQVSLLVVLGVGGLRVAAGTITIASLITFILFLFMLVMPLATTFGAITSVNQALGALGRIQEVLNLPVETEHDAEIAASFPRDEADPHAPAIEFRDVRFRYPENVVAARLAAAKEAQTLLADAHLEPTDDPAAPAEREVLRGVSFGVPRGARVALVGPSGAGKSTILSLVERFYDPTGGSIRLYGHDSRTYPRDELRAQFGYVEQDAPTLAGTLGDNLRLASPNASDEACRRVLRAVNLGDVLERDPLGLEAPVGEDGVMLSGGERQRLAIARALLTDAPILLLDESTSSLDGVNEQRMREAIDAVSTDRTLIVIAHRLSTVIDSDLIVVLQDGAVVGQGTHSELIESTPLYRDLARHQLLA; from the coding sequence ATGTCCAGCACGGCGACATCACGCCGACGCGGACGCGGCGCGCATCACGACGGTCCGCGCGCCACCTTCCGCCAGCTCCTCCCCTTCCTGTTCGAGCACAAGCGCACGCTCATCGTCGTCGCTGTGCTCAGCGTGTTCGGAGCGGCCACGTCGCTCGCACAGCCCCTGCTGGTCGGCCAGCTCATCGAGACCGTGCAGTCCGATCAGGGTCTCGGCATCCTCGTCTGGGCCCTCGTCGGTCTCGTGATCGTGTCGTCGATCATCTCGGGCTACCAGCACTATCTGCTGCAGCGCACCGGCACCGCGGTCGTGTACTCCAGCAGACGCAAGCTGATCTCCCGCATCCTGCACCTGCCGATCAGCGAGTTCGACGCCCGTCGCACCGGCGACCTGGTCTCGCGTGTCGGGACCGACACCACGCTGCTGTACGCCGTGCTCACCCAGGGGCTGGCGGATGCCGTCGGCAGCGCGATCCTGTTCCTCGGCGCGCTGATCGCGATGCTCGTGATCGACCCCGTGCTGCTGCTGCTGATCGTCGTCGTGATCGGCGCCTCGGTCGTCGTCGTCACAGCGCTCAGCGGCCGCATCCGCACGGCATCCACCGCGCAGCAGGAGAAGGTCGGAGAACTCGCCTCCGGCGTCGAGCGCGCCGTGAGCTCGATCCGCACCGTGCGCGCCTCAGGGGCGACCGAACGCGAGACCCAGACGGTGTCCGTCCTCGCCTCCGAGGCCTACGGCATCGGCGTGCGCATCGCGAAGATCTCGTCGCTCGTGGTTCCGATCGCCGGAGTGGCGCTGCAGGTCTCGCTCCTCGTCGTCCTCGGCGTGGGCGGCCTCAGGGTCGCCGCGGGCACCATCACGATCGCGTCGCTGATCACGTTCATCCTGTTCCTGTTCATGCTCGTGATGCCGCTCGCGACCACGTTCGGAGCGATCACCTCTGTGAACCAGGCGCTCGGAGCACTCGGCCGCATCCAGGAGGTGCTGAACCTGCCGGTCGAGACCGAGCACGACGCCGAGATCGCCGCCTCCTTCCCTCGCGACGAGGCGGACCCTCACGCCCCCGCGATCGAATTCCGCGACGTCCGCTTCCGCTACCCCGAGAACGTGGTCGCGGCACGGCTGGCCGCGGCGAAGGAGGCGCAGACGCTACTCGCCGACGCTCACCTCGAGCCGACCGACGACCCGGCCGCCCCGGCTGAGCGCGAGGTCCTGCGCGGAGTCTCGTTCGGCGTACCCCGCGGCGCGCGCGTCGCACTCGTCGGCCCCAGTGGAGCAGGCAAGAGCACGATCCTGTCTCTCGTCGAGCGTTTCTACGATCCGACGGGCGGATCGATCCGTCTCTACGGCCACGACTCGCGCACCTATCCGCGCGACGAGCTGCGCGCGCAGTTCGGCTATGTCGAGCAGGACGCCCCCACGCTCGCCGGAACCCTCGGCGACAACCTGCGCCTCGCCTCGCCGAACGCCTCGGACGAGGCCTGCCGGCGAGTGCTGCGCGCCGTGAACCTGGGCGACGTGCTCGAACGCGACCCTCTGGGCCTCGAGGCCCCCGTCGGCGAGGACGGCGTGATGCTCTCGGGCGGAGAGCGTCAGCGCCTGGCGATCGCCCGCGCGCTGCTCACCGATGCGCCGATCCTGTTGCTCGACGAGTCGACGTCGTCTCTCGACGGCGTGAACGAGCAGCGCATGCGCGAGGCGATCGATGCGGTCTCCACCGACCGCACGCTGATCGTGATCGCGCACCGGCTGTCGACCGTCATCGACAGCGACCTCATCGTGGTGCTGCAGGACGGCGCTGTCGTCGGCCAGGGCACACATTCCGAGCTGATCGAGTCGACGCCGCTCTACCGCGACCTCGCACGCCACCAGCTGCTCGCCTGA
- a CDS encoding glyceraldehyde-3-phosphate dehydrogenase, with product MNVTAAPHDDWTAREELAERMIPLIGALKRERDVVTSLHGHRLLGLSATGIVEVHDRVAQLGHERLEVDETLAVLEGVHELAPGASSLDLARLVAGHGDSDLPLDAYLAEALAPAVGAVAAAPTDVVLYGFGRIGRLLARILIAHNGGGSGLRLRAIVVRRGSDNDLVKRASLLLRDSVHGRFAGSVTVDEDAEQIIANGTRIQVIYSDDPSTIDYTAYDIHDAIVVDNTGRWRDEAGLSRHLESTGVARVLLTAPGKGALKNIVHGINDGTIEPDDRIVTAASCTTNAITPVLKAIDEAYGIVRGHVETVHSFTNDQNLIDNFHSGDRRGRSAVLNMVITETGAAKAVARALPELEGKLTGSAIRVPTPDVSLAVLHLSLERPAVKDELNDYLRRVSLHSKLRQQIDYVESPEVVSTDFVGSHRAGIVDGLATIANGTDIVLYVWYDNEYGYSCQVIRVLEVMAGSHPVVLPERREVTLHG from the coding sequence ATGAACGTTACCGCCGCACCCCACGACGACTGGACGGCGAGAGAAGAGCTGGCCGAGCGGATGATCCCGCTCATCGGCGCACTCAAACGCGAACGTGACGTGGTCACCTCGCTGCACGGACACCGACTGCTGGGGCTCTCCGCCACGGGCATCGTCGAAGTGCACGACCGGGTCGCGCAGCTCGGGCACGAACGACTCGAGGTCGATGAGACCCTCGCGGTACTCGAGGGCGTCCACGAGCTCGCACCCGGCGCTTCCTCTCTCGACCTCGCCCGCCTCGTCGCAGGGCACGGTGACAGCGACCTGCCGCTCGACGCCTACCTGGCCGAGGCGCTCGCGCCCGCTGTCGGCGCAGTCGCCGCGGCTCCCACCGACGTCGTGCTCTACGGTTTCGGCCGCATCGGCCGGCTGCTCGCGCGCATCCTGATCGCCCACAACGGCGGGGGCAGCGGTCTGCGCCTGCGAGCGATCGTCGTGCGACGCGGCTCGGACAACGACCTCGTCAAGCGCGCCTCGCTGCTGCTGCGAGACTCGGTGCACGGCCGGTTCGCCGGGTCCGTCACCGTCGACGAAGACGCCGAGCAGATCATCGCGAACGGCACCCGCATCCAGGTCATCTACTCCGACGACCCCTCGACGATCGACTACACGGCATACGACATCCACGACGCGATCGTCGTCGACAACACCGGGCGCTGGCGCGACGAGGCAGGGCTCAGCCGCCACCTCGAATCCACGGGTGTCGCACGAGTGCTGCTCACAGCCCCGGGCAAGGGGGCATTGAAGAACATCGTGCACGGCATCAACGACGGCACGATCGAACCCGACGACCGAATCGTCACCGCGGCGTCGTGCACCACGAACGCGATCACGCCCGTGCTCAAGGCGATCGACGAGGCGTACGGCATCGTGCGCGGTCACGTCGAGACGGTGCACTCGTTCACCAACGATCAGAACCTGATCGACAACTTCCACAGCGGTGACAGGCGGGGTCGCTCCGCGGTGCTGAACATGGTGATCACCGAGACCGGAGCCGCGAAGGCCGTCGCACGGGCTCTCCCCGAACTCGAGGGCAAGCTCACCGGATCCGCGATCCGCGTGCCCACTCCCGACGTCTCGCTGGCCGTGCTGCACCTGAGCCTCGAGCGCCCCGCGGTCAAGGACGAGCTCAACGACTACCTTCGCCGTGTCTCGCTGCACTCGAAGCTGCGTCAGCAGATCGATTACGTCGAGAGCCCTGAGGTGGTCTCGACGGACTTCGTCGGATCGCATCGCGCCGGGATCGTCGACGGGCTCGCGACCATCGCGAACGGCACCGACATCGTTCTCTACGTCTGGTACGACAACGAGTACGGATACTCCTGCCAGGTGATCCGGGTGCTCGAGGTCATGGCGGGGTCGCACCCCGTCGTGCTCCCGGAGCGTCGTGAGGTCACACTGCACGGATGA
- a CDS encoding helix-turn-helix domain-containing protein produces the protein MAPSGIHLATLGHRIRHHRLEKGFTLDELGALVGVAGSQLSLIENGKREPKLSLLQAIAQATDTQVTDLISGEPPNRRAALEIELERAQESPVFRQLGVAPVRVTKGMSDETIESMLGLHRELQRREREAIATPEEARRANTELRLRMRAQHNYLGDIERLAEKQLRSAGHVQGALTHRTVSIMAEKLGFELIYVNDLPHSTRSVTDLENGRIYLPPASIPGGHGLRSMALQAMAHRLLGHTPPTDYADFLQQRLEINYFAASCLMPETASVAFLQQAKKDRNLAVEDFRDAFGVTHEAAGMRMTNLLTQHLGMSLHFLRVDGTGAITRVYENDDLPLPMDVTGAVEGQRVCRKFQARAAFTQQNRTNEHHQYTDTPSGTFWCSTQTGAATDGEFSITVGVPFDDARWWRGRETTDRAVSTCPDEACCRRPSADLTERWNGKAWPSARVHTHMFSPLPRGAFPGVDDNEVYNFLGRHASE, from the coding sequence ATGGCTCCTTCCGGCATCCACCTCGCGACTCTCGGTCACCGCATCAGGCATCACCGCCTCGAGAAGGGGTTCACGCTCGATGAGCTCGGCGCACTCGTCGGGGTCGCGGGATCGCAGCTGAGCCTGATCGAGAACGGCAAGCGCGAGCCGAAGCTGTCGCTGCTCCAGGCCATCGCGCAGGCCACCGACACTCAGGTCACGGATCTCATCTCGGGCGAGCCGCCGAACCGCCGGGCCGCGTTGGAGATCGAGCTCGAACGCGCGCAGGAGAGCCCGGTGTTCCGCCAGCTCGGTGTCGCGCCCGTGCGCGTCACCAAGGGAATGAGCGATGAGACGATCGAATCCATGCTCGGTCTGCATCGTGAGCTGCAGCGACGAGAACGTGAGGCGATCGCGACACCCGAAGAGGCGCGACGGGCCAACACCGAGCTTCGGCTGCGCATGCGCGCGCAGCACAACTACCTCGGGGACATCGAGAGACTCGCCGAGAAGCAGCTCCGCTCGGCCGGACACGTGCAGGGTGCGCTCACGCACCGCACCGTGAGCATCATGGCCGAGAAGCTCGGTTTCGAGCTGATCTATGTCAACGACCTGCCGCACTCGACCAGGTCGGTGACCGATCTCGAGAACGGCCGCATCTACCTGCCGCCGGCGTCGATCCCCGGTGGACACGGCCTCCGGTCGATGGCCCTGCAGGCCATGGCGCACCGCCTGCTCGGACACACCCCTCCCACCGATTACGCCGACTTCCTGCAGCAGCGACTCGAGATCAACTACTTCGCCGCATCCTGCCTGATGCCCGAGACGGCATCCGTGGCTTTCCTGCAGCAGGCCAAGAAGGACCGCAACCTCGCTGTGGAGGACTTCCGCGACGCGTTCGGCGTCACGCACGAGGCCGCGGGCATGCGCATGACGAACCTGCTCACGCAGCACCTGGGCATGTCGCTGCACTTCCTCCGCGTCGACGGCACCGGCGCGATCACACGGGTGTACGAGAACGACGACCTCCCCCTGCCCATGGATGTCACCGGCGCCGTGGAGGGTCAGCGCGTATGCCGGAAGTTCCAGGCGCGGGCGGCATTCACCCAGCAGAACCGCACGAACGAGCACCACCAGTACACCGACACGCCCTCCGGCACCTTCTGGTGCTCCACCCAGACCGGCGCCGCGACCGACGGCGAGTTCTCGATCACGGTGGGCGTGCCCTTCGATGACGCCCGCTGGTGGCGCGGACGCGAGACGACGGACCGCGCCGTATCGACGTGTCCTGATGAGGCCTGCTGCCGGCGCCCCTCGGCCGATCTCACCGAGCGCTGGAACGGCAAGGCCTGGCCGAGCGCGCGCGTGCACACGCATATGTTCTCGCCGCTCCCCCGCGGCGCCTTCCCGGGTGTCGACGACAACGAGGTCTACAACTTCCTCGGGCGACACGCGAGCGAGTGA
- a CDS encoding phosphoenolpyruvate carboxykinase (GTP) has product MAIAEVFTPRAASVAPVRTFGTAPTYDTPAMAELSAWVHEIATLTQPASIHWVDGSRAENDWLLRGLVDEGKLIKLNPEWRPGSYLARSHPSDVARTEGRTFISSESEEDAGPTNNWAPPAEMREKMTEIFEGSMRGRTMFVVPFSMGPVGGPLSHIGVQVTDSAYAVASIGIMTRVGDAVTRQIADGAPWVKTVHSVGAPLAAGEADVEWPCNDDKYIVHFPETLEVYSFGSGYGGNAILAKKCFALRIASVIARDEGWLAEHMLLIRVIDPAGKAYHVAAAFPSACGKTNLAMLRPTIPGWRVETLGDDIAWIRPGEDGRLWAINPEAGFFGVAPGTGESTNVTAVETLWGNTIFTNVALRPDGDVWWEGLTDQAPAHLVDWEGNDWTPDSDRPAAHPNSRFTVSAAQCPQISEDWEEAVPLDVILFGGRRATNVPLVVEATDWTHGVFLGSNISSERTAAAEGKVGELRRDPFAMLPFCGYNMADYFGHWLTVGRGLRFDRAPRIFQVNWFRRGSDGRFLWPGFGDNSRVVDWIIRRISGEVSTVDSPIGRLPLVSDLNLDGIDVPEADLDELFSVDTEAWKTEADLTEEFYDTFGDKVPAALRAELASLRYRLDKA; this is encoded by the coding sequence ATGGCGATCGCCGAAGTCTTCACCCCCCGAGCCGCATCCGTCGCACCGGTGCGCACCTTCGGGACGGCTCCGACGTATGACACCCCTGCGATGGCCGAGCTCTCCGCATGGGTCCATGAGATCGCCACCCTCACACAACCCGCCTCGATCCACTGGGTCGACGGTTCGCGTGCCGAGAACGACTGGCTGCTGCGAGGCCTCGTCGACGAGGGCAAGCTCATCAAGCTCAACCCGGAGTGGCGCCCCGGCTCGTACCTCGCCCGCTCGCACCCCAGCGACGTGGCCCGCACCGAGGGCCGTACCTTCATCTCGTCGGAGAGCGAAGAGGATGCAGGGCCCACCAACAACTGGGCGCCGCCCGCCGAGATGCGCGAGAAGATGACCGAGATCTTCGAGGGGTCGATGCGCGGTCGCACGATGTTCGTCGTCCCGTTCTCGATGGGTCCCGTCGGAGGCCCGCTCTCGCACATCGGAGTCCAGGTCACGGACAGCGCCTACGCCGTCGCCTCCATCGGCATCATGACCCGTGTCGGCGATGCCGTCACGCGTCAGATCGCCGACGGAGCGCCGTGGGTGAAGACGGTCCACTCTGTCGGGGCCCCGCTCGCCGCGGGTGAGGCCGACGTCGAATGGCCGTGCAACGACGACAAATACATCGTGCACTTTCCCGAGACTCTCGAGGTCTACTCGTTCGGTTCCGGCTACGGTGGCAACGCGATCCTCGCCAAGAAGTGCTTCGCGCTGCGCATCGCCTCGGTGATCGCCCGCGACGAAGGCTGGCTCGCCGAGCACATGCTGCTCATCCGCGTGATCGACCCTGCGGGCAAGGCCTACCACGTCGCTGCGGCATTCCCCTCGGCGTGCGGCAAGACGAATCTCGCCATGCTGCGACCGACCATCCCCGGCTGGCGCGTCGAGACGCTCGGCGACGACATCGCGTGGATCCGTCCGGGTGAGGACGGCCGCCTCTGGGCGATCAACCCCGAGGCCGGCTTCTTCGGCGTCGCGCCGGGAACCGGCGAGTCGACCAACGTGACGGCCGTCGAGACGCTGTGGGGCAACACGATCTTCACGAACGTCGCGCTGCGCCCCGACGGAGACGTGTGGTGGGAGGGCCTGACCGATCAGGCGCCCGCGCACCTCGTCGACTGGGAGGGCAACGACTGGACGCCGGACTCCGACCGCCCCGCCGCACACCCGAACTCGCGCTTCACCGTCTCGGCCGCGCAGTGCCCGCAGATCTCCGAGGACTGGGAGGAGGCGGTGCCGCTCGACGTCATCCTCTTCGGCGGACGCCGGGCGACCAACGTTCCACTGGTCGTCGAGGCGACCGACTGGACGCACGGCGTGTTCCTCGGGTCGAACATCTCGTCGGAGCGCACGGCCGCGGCCGAGGGCAAAGTCGGCGAGCTGCGCCGCGATCCGTTCGCGATGCTCCCGTTCTGCGGCTACAACATGGCCGACTACTTCGGCCACTGGCTGACGGTCGGACGAGGTCTGCGGTTCGATCGCGCACCCCGCATCTTCCAGGTCAACTGGTTCCGTCGGGGCTCCGACGGCCGGTTCCTGTGGCCCGGGTTCGGCGACAACTCGCGCGTCGTCGACTGGATCATCCGCCGCATCTCCGGTGAGGTGTCCACCGTCGACAGCCCGATCGGTCGCCTGCCTCTCGTCTCGGACCTCAACCTCGACGGCATCGATGTTCCCGAGGCTGATCTCGACGAGTTGTTCTCGGTCGACACCGAGGCGTGGAAGACCGAGGCCGACCTCACCGAGGAGTTCTACGACACTTTCGGTGACAAGGTTCCGGCCGCGCTCCGCGCCGAGCTGGCGTCGCTGCGCTACAGGCTCGACAAGGCCTGA
- a CDS encoding SMR family transporter translates to MTWVLLALAIASEVTATLSLRASEGLRRRRWIPVIVVGYLAAFTLLGTILAMGMPVGVAYGVWAAAGVAITAILGRAIFKDHFSVLMAIGVALIALGVVLIEFGGTH, encoded by the coding sequence ATGACCTGGGTGCTCCTCGCCCTCGCGATCGCGAGCGAGGTGACCGCCACTCTCAGCCTGCGCGCATCCGAAGGTCTCCGTCGCAGGCGGTGGATCCCGGTGATCGTCGTCGGCTACCTCGCCGCGTTCACCTTGCTCGGCACGATCCTCGCGATGGGGATGCCTGTGGGCGTCGCCTACGGCGTGTGGGCCGCCGCCGGTGTCGCGATCACGGCGATCCTCGGCCGCGCGATCTTCAAGGACCACTTCTCGGTGCTGATGGCGATCGGCGTCGCGCTGATCGCCCTGGGGGTGGTGCTGATCGAGTTCGGTGGAACGCACTGA
- a CDS encoding S66 peptidase family protein, translating to MLSASKPVPGDRVAVLSPAFAAPAVAPEIHEQALRRLEQLTGLIPVEYPTTRQLDASPEARATDVNAAFADPGIRAILATIGGDDQILVVPHLEAALAQADPKPFLGYSDNTNILNWLWGLGIRGYYGGSTAVHLGPGPAVDDVHLRSLRAALLDGGTIEITEPGESEDVGRRWTDPLSLTEYGDRISTDEWAWAGPASRVEGRTWGGCLESIDALALADRLPTTYDLRGGILLLETSEERPPASWVARWIRGLGERGILDAVAGVVVARPPVSDFEFLPSPAEADALRAAQRDAVIETVSRYNPDAVVCVGVPFGHTRPQWIVPYGGTMVLDGATRTVTASY from the coding sequence ATGCTGTCCGCATCGAAACCTGTCCCCGGCGACCGAGTCGCCGTCCTGTCGCCCGCCTTCGCCGCTCCTGCGGTCGCGCCTGAGATCCACGAGCAGGCTCTCCGACGACTCGAGCAGCTGACCGGACTGATCCCGGTGGAGTATCCGACCACCAGGCAGCTCGACGCGAGCCCTGAAGCCCGGGCCACCGACGTCAACGCGGCCTTCGCCGACCCCGGCATCCGCGCGATCCTCGCGACGATCGGGGGCGATGACCAGATCCTGGTGGTGCCGCACCTCGAGGCCGCACTCGCTCAGGCCGATCCCAAGCCGTTCCTGGGCTACAGCGACAACACCAATATCCTCAACTGGCTGTGGGGGCTCGGCATCCGCGGCTACTACGGAGGGTCCACGGCGGTGCACCTGGGGCCGGGGCCGGCGGTCGACGACGTGCATCTGCGCTCACTGCGCGCTGCGCTGCTCGACGGCGGCACGATCGAGATCACCGAGCCAGGCGAGTCGGAGGACGTGGGAAGGCGCTGGACAGACCCCCTATCGCTCACCGAGTACGGCGACCGGATCTCGACCGATGAGTGGGCCTGGGCCGGGCCGGCATCGCGCGTCGAGGGACGCACGTGGGGCGGGTGCCTCGAGAGCATCGACGCGCTCGCGCTCGCAGACCGGCTGCCCACGACATACGACCTGCGCGGCGGGATCCTGCTGCTGGAGACCAGCGAGGAGCGTCCCCCGGCGAGCTGGGTGGCACGCTGGATCCGCGGGTTGGGAGAGCGCGGGATCCTCGATGCCGTCGCGGGCGTGGTCGTCGCGCGTCCGCCGGTGAGCGACTTCGAATTCCTTCCGTCGCCGGCAGAGGCCGATGCGCTTCGCGCGGCGCAGCGAGACGCCGTCATCGAGACGGTCTCGCGGTATAACCCCGACGCGGTCGTCTGCGTGGGCGTACCGTTCGGTCACACGCGGCCCCAGTGGATCGTTCCCTACGGGGGGACGATGGTGCTCGACGGGGCGACGCGGACGGTCACCGCCTCCTACTGA
- a CDS encoding winged helix DNA-binding domain-containing protein: MTSASLLSERLRSHRLTAPARAVSDAAAHMLAVQSQDFTAGRWALAARTRNGPTLSVVDRAFDRGELVRAWTMRGTLHIIPARDLRWVLSVTGDRQRQQAAGRRRDLGIDRTMVDAAVAAVVPRLSDGGLTRTEMFEVFSGIGIDPGGQCGIHLLSELTLDGLICQGPVVTRERVSREQRFVLVEQHIPEHAAPDDPLAELFVRYVDGHGPVGVADFAWWSGLTLGQSREARDRAAGRVVEIEEGLFVSGARPRRSSPVADVLALGAFDEYYISYADRTAVCAPEHLALVGPGKNGMVRATIIADGRVIGCWTHASASLGSAPELFVADADDEAVRSALARFTRFLDG; encoded by the coding sequence ATGACGTCCGCATCACTGCTGTCCGAGCGTCTGCGCTCGCATCGACTCACGGCACCCGCACGCGCGGTGTCCGACGCCGCGGCGCACATGCTCGCGGTGCAGAGCCAGGACTTCACCGCCGGACGCTGGGCTCTCGCGGCGCGCACACGCAACGGGCCGACGCTGAGCGTGGTCGATCGCGCCTTCGACCGGGGGGAGCTGGTGCGCGCGTGGACGATGCGCGGAACCCTGCACATCATCCCGGCCCGCGATCTGCGCTGGGTGCTGTCGGTGACCGGCGACCGACAGCGCCAGCAGGCGGCAGGAAGGCGACGCGATCTCGGGATCGACCGGACGATGGTCGACGCCGCCGTGGCTGCCGTGGTCCCGCGGCTGAGCGACGGCGGCCTCACGCGCACCGAGATGTTCGAGGTCTTCTCCGGTATCGGCATCGACCCGGGCGGGCAGTGCGGCATCCACCTGCTGAGCGAACTGACCCTCGACGGCCTGATCTGCCAGGGACCGGTCGTCACTCGAGAGCGGGTGAGCCGCGAGCAGCGCTTCGTGCTCGTCGAACAGCACATACCCGAGCATGCGGCGCCGGACGACCCACTCGCAGAGCTCTTCGTTCGCTACGTCGACGGGCACGGGCCGGTCGGGGTCGCCGACTTCGCCTGGTGGTCGGGGCTCACGCTCGGCCAGTCACGAGAAGCGCGCGACAGAGCCGCGGGCAGGGTGGTCGAGATCGAGGAGGGCCTGTTCGTGTCGGGCGCTCGCCCCCGTCGCTCGTCCCCCGTCGCCGACGTGCTCGCGCTCGGAGCCTTCGACGAGTACTACATCTCGTATGCCGACCGCACGGCGGTCTGCGCGCCCGAGCATCTCGCGTTGGTCGGACCGGGCAAGAACGGCATGGTGCGGGCGACGATCATCGCCGACGGCCGGGTGATCGGATGCTGGACGCACGCGAGTGCCTCACTCGGCTCGGCCCCCGAACTCTTCGTGGCGGACGCCGACGACGAAGCGGTGCGCAGCGCTCTCGCCCGATTCACGCGCTTCCTCGACGGCTGA
- a CDS encoding multidrug efflux SMR transporter: MTDRPRRSAWPPLLLAIVLEVSATLSLRAAEGFAHPLWLIPVVIGYAGSLWLLSIVLDRGMPVGVAYGIWSAIGVVLTAIMGTALFGELLGPVQIIGIGAIVVGVLLVELGSHTREAPAEVAS; encoded by the coding sequence ATGACAGATCGCCCTCGCCGATCGGCCTGGCCCCCGCTGCTGCTCGCGATCGTGCTCGAGGTCAGCGCCACTCTGTCGTTGCGCGCCGCTGAGGGGTTCGCCCATCCGCTCTGGCTGATCCCGGTCGTGATCGGCTACGCGGGGTCGTTGTGGCTGCTGTCGATCGTGCTGGATCGCGGGATGCCGGTGGGCGTGGCCTACGGCATCTGGTCGGCCATCGGCGTCGTGCTCACCGCGATCATGGGCACGGCGCTCTTCGGCGAGCTGCTCGGACCGGTGCAGATCATCGGGATCGGGGCGATCGTCGTAGGGGTGCTGCTCGTCGAACTCGGATCCCACACGCGCGAGGCACCGGCCGAGGTGGCGTCATGA
- a CDS encoding AsnC family protein has translation MTMKTAIAHDDGGEPLSELHRLAALRTELARSEETQVRRARNLGYSWQAIASALGVTKQAAHRRFGKR, from the coding sequence ATGACCATGAAGACCGCGATCGCCCATGATGACGGCGGCGAGCCGCTCTCCGAGCTCCACCGCCTCGCGGCACTCCGCACCGAGCTCGCCCGCTCTGAGGAGACCCAAGTGCGCCGCGCGCGCAACCTCGGGTACTCGTGGCAGGCGATCGCGAGCGCACTCGGCGTGACCAAGCAGGCGGCGCACCGCCGATTCGGCAAGCGCTGA